A segment of the Allosaccharopolyspora coralli genome:
CTGATCTCGCTCCGGATGTCACGGTCAACGTCCTCGCGCGAGCGACCGCCGACGAGGTCGTGGAAGTCGTCCGTTCCGGAGTCTGCGAGATCGGAGTGCTCGGCACACCCCATCCGCTGCACGATTCCACAGTGGTCACCCATCGATTGCGCAGCCAGCGGTTCGTCCTGGTCGCCGCGGAGTCGGACGACCTGCCTTCCGGCGACATCGTTCAGCGCGAGCGGCTCGACGGCATGCGGCTGATCGTGGGACCGCAGGGAACCGGGATGCGGCTGCTGATCGAGGAAATGCGCAGTTCGGGGCTCAACGTGCGGATCGCGGTGGAAACCGCCCATCGGGAGGCGATCTTGACGCTCGTGGCGAACGGCGTCGGCAACGCCGTGCTCACCGACGCATGGGCGTCCATCGCACGCCAACTCGGGCTGCGCGTGTTCGCGCTCGAACCACCCGCCTACCTCGGTCTCTGGTTGGTCACCCGAGCGTCTCCGATCACCGCAGCCGCGGAGACGTTCTGGACTATGGCGGGTGGGCCGACACGTTCACGATAGGCAGTGCCTATGAGTACCCCGAACCTCGCCTCTTGGACAACTTGTATCGAGACGCCTTGAGTGGAAGGCGCACGCCAGCGAACCGTCTCAAGGAGGTCCCATGGCCCCGCGCACGTTCCACATCGCCGCCATCCCGGCCGATGGCGTCGGCCACGAGGTCGTCGACGCGGGAAGGACGGTACTCGACGCACTGGCATCGGACTCCGGCGGTGAGTTCGCGCTCGAGTGGACCGAGTTCGACTGGGGTAGTGACTACTACAGCCGCACCGGCCGCATGATGCCCGAAGACGGCCTCGAACAACTCCAGGACTTCGACGCCCTCTACTTCGGCGCCGTCGGATGGCCGAGTGTGCCCGACCACACCAGCCTGTGGGGGCTGCGGCTGGCGATCTGCCAGGGCTTCGACCAGTGGGCCAACGTGCGACCCGTCCAGTTCCACCCCGGCGTACTCAGCCCGCTACGCAAGGCCGACCAGACCGATCTGGACTGGGTCGTGGTCCGCGAGAACAGCGAGGGTGAGTACTCGGGTCTCGGCGGGCGCAACCTCTCCGGCCGCGGTCCGGGCAACGAGGTGGCCGTGCAGTCGTCCCTGTTCACGGAGAAGGGTTGTGAACGCATCATGCGGTTCGCGTTCGACCTCGCCAGGAAACGTGATCACCCCAAGGTGACCAGCGTGACCAAGAGCAACGCCCAACAGCACGGCATGGTCCTCTGGGACGAGGTCTTCGAGCGGGTCGCCGCCGACTACCCTGACGTGGACAGCGACAGGTGCTTGGTCGACGCGATGGCGGCCCGGTTCGTCCTGCACCCCGAAGACCTCTCCGTGGTAGTGGCGTCGAACCTGCACGCCGACATCCTCTCCGACCTCGGCAGCGCCCTCGCGGGAAGCCTGGGGCTCGCCAGCAGCGCCAATCTCAACCCCGAGAGGCGCACACCGTCCATGTTCGAGCCCGTGCACGGCAGCGCCCCCGACATCGCAGGTCACGGAATCGCCAACCCCATTGGTGCCATCGGCAGCGCCGCCCTGATGCTCTCGCACCTCGGACTGCCTGCGCCTGCCGCTCGCGTCGAGCGCGCCCTCGGCGCCGCGACAGCAGCAGGAGCGCTGCCGCCGGACCTCGGCGGCACGGCCACCACCAAGCAGATCACCGCCACCGTCCTCGACCACCTCTGACCGTGGCGGCATCGCCGATTCGGCCGGGGCGCTGTCGACCGGTCGCAGCCGCCGATATTCCGCCGGGCAGGAGCTGCTGTCCCGGATGCCCGGTTACCGCACCATGCGGAA
Coding sequences within it:
- a CDS encoding tartrate dehydrogenase, with the protein product MAPRTFHIAAIPADGVGHEVVDAGRTVLDALASDSGGEFALEWTEFDWGSDYYSRTGRMMPEDGLEQLQDFDALYFGAVGWPSVPDHTSLWGLRLAICQGFDQWANVRPVQFHPGVLSPLRKADQTDLDWVVVRENSEGEYSGLGGRNLSGRGPGNEVAVQSSLFTEKGCERIMRFAFDLARKRDHPKVTSVTKSNAQQHGMVLWDEVFERVAADYPDVDSDRCLVDAMAARFVLHPEDLSVVVASNLHADILSDLGSALAGSLGLASSANLNPERRTPSMFEPVHGSAPDIAGHGIANPIGAIGSAALMLSHLGLPAPAARVERALGAATAAGALPPDLGGTATTKQITATVLDHL
- a CDS encoding LysR family transcriptional regulator — protein: MDSRQLTYFLAVVDCAGFGRAAEQLHVAQPSLSQAIRTLERQLGTPLFHRNSRGIELTEAGRALVPPARQVQRDLQAAGEVIDDVKGLRSGRLDIAGMPSPAVAPLSEMISAFTDLAPDVTVNVLARATADEVVEVVRSGVCEIGVLGTPHPLHDSTVVTHRLRSQRFVLVAAESDDLPSGDIVQRERLDGMRLIVGPQGTGMRLLIEEMRSSGLNVRIAVETAHREAILTLVANGVGNAVLTDAWASIARQLGLRVFALEPPAYLGLWLVTRASPITAAAETFWTMAGGPTRSR